In the Cytobacillus luteolus genome, TGGCTGAAGGAAGCGAGAGAGAGAAGTTCTTTCAAAGAGCCCGTTTCATTTCATTTGAAATTTGATACGGGTATGGGACGTTTAGGGATTAAAGATCAGACAGAGGTTAATGAGCTTCTAAATATGATTGAGGAAGATGATCAGCTTACTCTCGAAGGTGCATACACACACTTTGCTACAGCTGATGAGCTAGATACTACCTACTTTAACCATCAATATGAACGGTTTGTGGAAATGGTTGAATGGTTACCTGTACGTCCAAAGATCATTCACTGTGGAAATAGTGCAACAGGCTTCCGCTTTCCAGAAAAGGTGTTTAATTATGTAAGATTTGGAATCGGTATGTACGGTTTAACACCATCGCTCGAGATAAAAAATGACATTCCCTTTCAACTACACGAAGCTTTTTCTTTACAGAGTCGTTTAGTTCATGTGAAAAAAATTAAAAAAGGTGAAAATATTAGCTACGGAGCAACTTATACTGCACCTACCGATGAGTGGGTAGGAACGGTCCCGGTAGGTTATGCTGATGGCTGGTCCAGGAAGCTCCAGGACTCAGAAGTGTTAGTGGCAGGAACTAGGTGCCCAATTATTGGTCGGGTTTGTATGGATCAATTTATGGTAAGGTTACCTTATGAGCTTGCACGAGGAGAAAAAGTCACTCTTATCGGTTTTCAAGGAGATAACAATATTGGAATCGATGAGGTAGCTAAAAACCTAGATACAATCAATTATGAAGTGCCATGCCTGATAAGTTATCGAGTACCTCGTATTTTTTTAAGAAATAAGAGTATAATTGAAGTGAGAAATCCTGTTTTAGTAAATCATTAGTAAGTGTGATTTCCATGCATAAGAACATGATTTATATGACGATAATAGAGAAGGAATTCTAATTGCACTTTGCATCTTTGAATATTAATGGTATTATTAAAAGTGGAATAGAATAGAATAATTGGTGTGTAGTTATGGTGGAGGTGTATGTTTGTGTCTGAGTCCAGCGCAACAACAGAAATTTTAATCCGTTTACCACAAGCATTAGTGAGTGAACTAGACGGGCTAGTAATTCAAGAGAACGGTAACCGTAATGAACTAATCTATCAAGCGACGAAAATGTACCTTCGTGAAAGAAAGAAACGTCAAATTCGTGAATCAATGAGACGTGGGTACATGGAAATGGCAAAAATC is a window encoding:
- the alr gene encoding alanine racemase, whose amino-acid sequence is MEISSFYRDSWVEIDLDCIYKNVRSMKHFLPETSGVMAVVKANAYGHGDAMVANVALEAGATYLAVAFLDEALSLRQQNIQAPILVLGAVRPEDLKIAAENNITLTVFQADWLKEARERSSFKEPVSFHLKFDTGMGRLGIKDQTEVNELLNMIEEDDQLTLEGAYTHFATADELDTTYFNHQYERFVEMVEWLPVRPKIIHCGNSATGFRFPEKVFNYVRFGIGMYGLTPSLEIKNDIPFQLHEAFSLQSRLVHVKKIKKGENISYGATYTAPTDEWVGTVPVGYADGWSRKLQDSEVLVAGTRCPIIGRVCMDQFMVRLPYELARGEKVTLIGFQGDNNIGIDEVAKNLDTINYEVPCLISYRVPRIFLRNKSIIEVRNPVLVNH
- a CDS encoding CopG family ribbon-helix-helix protein encodes the protein MSESSATTEILIRLPQALVSELDGLVIQENGNRNELIYQATKMYLRERKKRQIRESMRRGYMEMAKINLNIASEAFLAESEADHTVERLVSGG